A section of the Clostridium sp. TW13 genome encodes:
- the gltX gene encoding glutamate--tRNA ligase: MNYEKLAELIFPNIDKTPDYYLAKYPERNLPEGANVTRYAPSPTGFQHIGGVFSALIDERIATQSNGVFYLRIEDTDQKREVEGAIEDTIATMNNFGLKFNEGMTGEHSEIGTYGPYRQSLRKEIYETFAKDLIKKGLAYPCFCTPDELNAIREKQTAEKVTPGYHGEYAICRNLSVDEAIARIEKGDAYILRLKSPGNSANRVEFHDLIKGDISFPENDQDIVIIKSDGLPTYHFAHAIDDALMRTTHVIRGEEWLSSLPIHVQLFDVLGFKAPQYSHTPTIMKQDGGSKRKLSKRKDPESAVSYYKEEGYPTQSVIEYLLNIVNSTFEEWREENPDTDYHEFPVALEKMSKSGALFDIVKLHDVSKNVICKFNADVVYDNYTTWAKEFDKEMYDLVTANEAVSKEIFNIDKEGPKPRKDFGKWNEVREKIYYFFDELFYAEAKENIEFPKNIDLEEAKRVITEYKKIFDITKDQDSWFGDLKTLAAELGYATDRKSFKKDPDAFKGMVSDVAGIVRTALTHRANTPDLYTIMQILGEEKVQERFTKFLEL; this comes from the coding sequence TATTATCTTGCAAAATATCCAGAAAGAAACTTACCTGAAGGTGCTAATGTTACAAGATATGCTCCAAGTCCAACTGGATTTCAACACATAGGTGGAGTATTCTCAGCATTAATCGATGAAAGAATTGCAACTCAATCTAATGGTGTATTCTATCTTAGAATAGAGGATACTGACCAAAAAAGAGAAGTTGAAGGAGCTATCGAAGATACTATAGCTACAATGAATAACTTTGGTCTTAAGTTTAATGAAGGAATGACTGGAGAACACAGTGAAATTGGTACCTATGGTCCTTATAGACAAAGTTTAAGAAAAGAAATATATGAAACATTTGCTAAAGATTTAATTAAAAAAGGATTAGCTTATCCTTGCTTCTGTACTCCAGATGAATTAAACGCTATTAGAGAAAAACAAACAGCAGAAAAAGTAACACCTGGATATCATGGTGAATATGCTATTTGCAGAAACTTAAGTGTTGATGAAGCTATTGCTAGAATAGAAAAAGGTGATGCTTATATCCTAAGATTAAAATCACCTGGCAACAGTGCAAATAGAGTTGAATTCCATGATTTAATTAAAGGCGATATATCATTCCCTGAAAATGATCAAGATATAGTTATCATAAAATCAGATGGACTTCCAACTTATCACTTTGCTCATGCTATAGATGATGCATTAATGAGAACTACTCACGTTATAAGAGGAGAAGAATGGTTATCATCTCTTCCTATACATGTACAATTATTTGATGTACTTGGCTTTAAGGCTCCACAATATTCTCATACACCAACAATCATGAAACAAGATGGTGGTTCAAAGAGAAAGCTAAGTAAGAGAAAGGATCCTGAAAGTGCTGTTTCTTACTATAAAGAAGAAGGATATCCTACTCAATCTGTTATAGAATATCTTCTTAACATAGTAAACTCTACTTTCGAAGAATGGAGAGAAGAAAATCCAGATACTGATTATCATGAATTCCCTGTTGCTCTTGAAAAAATGAGTAAGAGTGGTGCTTTATTCGATATAGTAAAGCTTCATGACGTAAGTAAAAATGTAATCTGTAAATTCAATGCTGACGTAGTTTATGATAACTACACTACTTGGGCTAAAGAATTTGATAAAGAAATGTATGATCTAGTAACTGCAAACGAAGCTGTATCAAAGGAAATCTTTAATATAGATAAAGAAGGTCCTAAGCCAAGAAAAGACTTTGGTAAGTGGAACGAAGTAAGAGAAAAAATCTACTACTTCTTTGATGAACTTTTCTATGCTGAAGCTAAAGAAAATATAGAATTCCCTAAAAACATTGATTTAGAAGAAGCTAAGAGAGTTATTACTGAATATAAGAAAATCTTTGATATAACAAAAGATCAAGATTCTTGGTTTGGAGATCTTAAAACTTTAGCTGCAGAGCTTGGCTATGCTACTGACAGAAAGAGCTTTAAGAAAGATCCTGACGCCTTCAAAGGAATGGTATCAGATGTAGCAGGAATAGTAAGAACAGCTCTTACTCATAGAGCTAACACTCCTGACCTTTATACTATCATGCAAATTCTTGGTGAAGAAAAAGTTCAAGAAAGATTTACTAAATTTCTAGAATTATAA
- a CDS encoding nicotinate phosphoribosyltransferase, producing the protein MIRDNLTMLTDFYEITMANGFLEQGVGEKEAVFDMFFRNIPDGGGFAIMAGVAQLVDYLKNLKFTDNDIEYLRNKNLFSEKFLEYLRTFKFSCDVWALEEGTPMFPGEPIVTVKGPAIQAQFVETMVLVTINHQSLIATKSNRIARAAEGRTVAEFGSRRAQSYDAAILGARAAYIGGAHGTACTISEQLFGIQTYGTMAHSWVQMFNDEYSAFKAYAETYPDSCLVLVDTYNVLKSGVPNAIKVAKEVLEPMGKRLKGIRLDSGDIAYLSKKARKMLDQAGLKDCIIMASNSLDEYIIRDLMLQNAKIDAFGVGERLITAKSSPVFGGVYKLVAVEENGELAPRIKISENIEKVTTPGFKSLYRFYDKDTNAALADLVTLHGETIDENAPYTIFHPVYNWKKTKLTNFYVKPLLKKIFDKGVCIYEEKSLDEIRDYCLKEVSTLWEEVLRFENPHTYYVDLSKDLWNLKSQLLDKYTY; encoded by the coding sequence ATGATAAGAGATAATTTAACTATGCTTACCGATTTTTACGAAATAACTATGGCAAATGGTTTTTTGGAACAAGGAGTTGGCGAAAAAGAAGCTGTATTTGATATGTTCTTTAGAAATATTCCTGATGGTGGTGGCTTTGCCATAATGGCTGGAGTTGCTCAATTAGTTGACTATCTAAAGAATCTAAAGTTCACTGATAATGATATTGAATATTTAAGAAATAAAAATCTGTTTTCAGAAAAATTCCTAGAATACTTAAGAACATTTAAATTTTCTTGTGATGTATGGGCTCTTGAAGAAGGAACTCCTATGTTTCCAGGAGAACCTATCGTTACTGTAAAGGGACCTGCAATTCAAGCTCAATTTGTTGAAACCATGGTTCTAGTTACAATTAATCACCAAAGTTTAATTGCAACTAAGTCTAATAGAATTGCAAGAGCTGCTGAAGGAAGAACTGTAGCAGAATTTGGCTCAAGAAGGGCTCAAAGCTATGATGCAGCTATTCTTGGTGCAAGAGCTGCTTATATTGGTGGTGCACACGGAACAGCATGTACTATATCAGAACAACTTTTTGGTATACAAACTTACGGAACTATGGCTCATTCTTGGGTGCAAATGTTTAATGATGAGTATTCAGCCTTCAAAGCTTATGCTGAAACTTACCCAGATAGCTGCTTAGTATTAGTTGATACTTATAATGTATTAAAATCAGGAGTTCCTAATGCAATAAAGGTTGCTAAAGAAGTTCTTGAACCAATGGGAAAAAGACTAAAAGGTATAAGACTTGATAGCGGTGATATAGCTTATTTAAGTAAAAAAGCTAGAAAAATGCTAGATCAAGCTGGTTTAAAAGATTGTATTATAATGGCATCAAACTCTTTAGATGAGTATATAATCAGAGACTTAATGCTTCAAAATGCAAAAATAGATGCCTTTGGAGTTGGTGAAAGACTTATAACAGCTAAATCCTCTCCTGTTTTTGGTGGTGTCTATAAGTTAGTTGCTGTAGAAGAAAATGGTGAACTTGCACCAAGAATTAAAATCAGTGAGAACATAGAAAAAGTAACTACTCCTGGCTTTAAGTCCCTTTATAGATTCTATGATAAGGACACAAATGCAGCCTTAGCTGACTTAGTAACTCTACACGGAGAGACTATAGATGAAAATGCTCCTTATACAATCTTCCATCCAGTTTATAATTGGAAGAAAACTAAGCTTACAAACTTCTATGTAAAACCTTTATTAAAGAAAATTTTTGACAAAGGTGTTTGCATATATGAGGAAAAATCTTTAGATGAAATCAGAGATTATTGCTTAAAAGAAGTTTCTACTTTATGGGAAGAAGTATTAAGATTTGAGAATCCTCATACCTACTATGTAGATTTATCAAAAGACCTTTGGAACTTAAAATCACAATTACTTGATAAGTACACTTATTAA
- a CDS encoding WS/DGAT domain-containing protein, giving the protein MIKGNRNRYKVEVWDVIQFIFSSFNDHQLHCIIDFKNHIDEECLKKAVDMSAEGLPLIKCRYVEGWFRSYWEECDYTVEDIVKIIKSSNIQEDVSKLITFRPDEFKGPQLRVYIIRGKDSDSICIILNHMISDGVGMKEYVYNLSSIYSNLINNKNYKADITRIGSRSSKQVLNQFNFKDKINMLSSSAKLSKYNSGKYFKLEGDKSNPFIIFHNIPKDRFLEIKKFSKKTNSTVNDVLMATYIRVIDKFLNCGPVPLPCPVNLRRYLPDGKGEAICNLTSNFVCDIGTDIGDNFNETLAKVKQVLGEEKDSLSCLKPILLLEILFKILPYKMAKSTVIKLFNNPPIAMTNIGLIDKDRLKFEEAEIKSVHINGSIKYKPYFQVAVTTFNDEMTLSVNFHGTEKDKVEIRRFLVAFEEELSNIK; this is encoded by the coding sequence ATGATAAAAGGGAATAGAAATAGATATAAGGTTGAAGTTTGGGATGTAATTCAGTTTATTTTTAGTAGTTTTAATGACCATCAGCTACACTGTATAATTGATTTTAAAAACCATATAGATGAAGAGTGCTTAAAGAAAGCAGTTGATATGTCAGCAGAAGGTTTACCATTGATAAAATGTCGCTATGTTGAAGGTTGGTTTAGATCATACTGGGAAGAGTGTGATTATACAGTAGAAGATATAGTAAAGATCATTAAATCAAGTAATATACAGGAAGATGTAAGTAAGCTTATCACATTTAGACCAGATGAGTTTAAAGGACCACAGCTCAGAGTGTACATTATTAGAGGGAAAGACAGTGATTCTATATGTATAATACTAAACCATATGATATCAGATGGCGTAGGCATGAAGGAATATGTATACAACTTGAGTTCTATATATTCCAATTTAATAAACAATAAAAATTATAAAGCTGATATAACAAGGATAGGATCAAGAAGTTCAAAACAAGTACTTAATCAGTTCAACTTTAAAGATAAAATAAATATGTTAAGCTCTTCAGCTAAGTTATCAAAATATAATAGTGGCAAGTATTTTAAGCTTGAAGGAGATAAGAGTAATCCATTTATTATATTTCATAACATTCCAAAGGATAGATTTTTAGAAATTAAAAAGTTTTCAAAGAAAACAAATTCTACTGTAAATGATGTTCTTATGGCAACCTATATAAGAGTTATAGATAAGTTTTTAAATTGTGGACCTGTTCCATTACCTTGTCCAGTTAATTTAAGAAGATATTTACCTGATGGTAAGGGGGAGGCAATATGTAATCTTACATCTAATTTTGTATGTGATATAGGAACAGATATTGGAGATAACTTTAATGAAACGCTTGCAAAAGTAAAACAAGTACTAGGAGAAGAAAAAGATAGTTTATCATGTTTGAAGCCTATACTGTTATTAGAGATTTTATTTAAGATTCTCCCATATAAGATGGCCAAAAGTACAGTTATTAAGCTGTTTAATAATCCACCTATAGCTATGACTAATATAGGCCTAATAGATAAAGATAGGCTTAAGTTTGAAGAAGCTGAAATAAAAAGTGTTCATATAAATGGTTCTATAAAATATAAACCATATTTTCAGGTTGCAGTGACAACTTTTAATGATGAAATGACTCTTAGTGTTAATTTTCATGGCACAGAAAAGGATAAAGTAGAAATTAGAAGATTTCTTGTAGCTTTTGAAGAGGAGCTTTCTAATATAAAGTAA
- a CDS encoding 2'-5' RNA ligase family protein yields the protein MNSNTKKRCIMIFPRFDNINLINEIRNKYDPLANNVRPHVTLVFPFESSISTEELYNHLIERLKNVSSFHLNLQDIIKVDDTTGMYLFLSVKDGIDKIKDIHTKLYSGMLEEYKPAWLNEVNFMPHMTIGNFTNRSDLNKAYEDVCSIRDDFDTLVEKISVEIIDENEDSIIEIEIPLSKTI from the coding sequence GTGAACTCAAATACAAAGAAGAGATGCATAATGATTTTTCCAAGATTCGATAACATAAACCTTATTAATGAAATCAGAAATAAGTATGATCCTCTAGCAAACAATGTAAGACCTCATGTTACACTTGTATTTCCTTTTGAAAGCAGTATAAGCACAGAAGAATTGTATAATCACCTTATTGAAAGATTAAAAAATGTATCCAGCTTTCATTTAAACCTTCAAGATATAATAAAAGTTGATGATACTACAGGAATGTACTTATTCCTTTCTGTAAAGGACGGTATTGATAAAATTAAAGACATTCATACTAAATTATATTCTGGGATGCTAGAAGAATATAAACCTGCATGGCTAAATGAAGTTAATTTCATGCCACATATGACTATAGGTAATTTTACTAATAGATCAGATTTAAATAAGGCCTATGAAGATGTCTGTTCTATAAGAGATGATTTTGATACTTTAGTTGAAAAAATTTCTGTTGAGATTATTGATGAAAATGAAGATTCAATTATTGAAATAGAAATTCCTTTAAGTAAAACTATCTAA
- a CDS encoding MFS transporter — MINKGTKLDNNINIKLRRNISVSYVYNFLLQLNITSAIWVLYLAFKGMSLTEIGIIESIYHITGVLFELPTGAIADLYGKKFTVILGRFLSVISCVLMITSNSFIGFAISFVLCAASNNLNSGSGEALIYDSLKELGEEERYKKIWGNLAFIISISQGIAVLLGGILSDVNFLYAYIVGTLIQIVALISSFSFSEPPVHKNEEEDESRGNAIAYQVATSINVLKARKVVFYLILFSALVGSLQTTVFFYSQKYFSDLSYSKTLIAVICAVGSAIEAVSSKYAYKFEELFKLRGTLISIALANIFALLGLALSKNLAAVFFIMTSINGGLAYTIFSDHINKRIPSEYRATILSVDSLFFSVFMISVFPLFGVLAERIGFSITFGTIALLYVPVMIFLMLKLKKHRDIEEGEIVIEEVNYQ, encoded by the coding sequence ATGATAAATAAAGGTACAAAATTAGATAATAATATAAACATTAAATTAAGAAGAAATATATCGGTTAGTTATGTATATAATTTCTTATTACAATTGAATATTACTTCAGCTATATGGGTTTTATACCTAGCTTTTAAAGGGATGTCTTTAACTGAAATAGGAATTATAGAATCAATTTATCATATAACAGGAGTGCTTTTTGAATTGCCAACAGGAGCAATAGCTGATTTGTATGGTAAAAAGTTTACTGTAATTCTTGGAAGGTTTTTAAGTGTAATTTCCTGTGTGCTAATGATAACATCAAATAGCTTTATAGGTTTTGCAATCTCATTTGTGTTATGTGCAGCATCAAATAATTTAAATTCTGGCTCTGGAGAAGCTCTAATTTATGATAGCTTAAAGGAACTAGGGGAAGAGGAGAGATACAAAAAGATTTGGGGTAATCTAGCTTTTATAATAAGCATTTCTCAAGGAATAGCTGTTTTATTAGGAGGAATATTATCAGATGTGAATTTTCTATATGCATATATAGTAGGAACACTTATACAAATAGTAGCATTAATATCATCATTTAGCTTTAGTGAGCCACCGGTTCATAAAAATGAAGAAGAGGATGAATCCAGAGGGAATGCTATTGCATATCAGGTAGCAACAAGTATAAATGTTCTCAAGGCAAGAAAAGTTGTATTTTATTTGATATTATTTTCTGCTTTAGTAGGTAGTCTTCAAACTACAGTATTTTTCTATAGTCAAAAGTATTTTTCAGATTTAAGTTATTCAAAGACTTTAATTGCTGTAATATGTGCAGTAGGTAGTGCTATTGAAGCAGTGAGCTCAAAATATGCTTATAAGTTTGAAGAGTTATTTAAGCTTAGAGGAACATTAATTAGTATAGCCTTAGCAAATATATTTGCCTTGTTAGGTCTAGCACTTAGTAAGAACTTGGCGGCAGTATTTTTTATTATGACATCAATTAATGGAGGATTAGCTTACACAATATTTAGTGATCATATAAATAAGAGAATTCCTTCAGAGTATAGAGCAACAATATTATCAGTTGATAGCTTGTTTTTTAGTGTGTTTATGATATCTGTATTTCCTTTGTTTGGAGTACTAGCAGAAAGGATAGGCTTTTCAATAACTTTTGGGACTATAGCATTACTTTATGTGCCAGTAATGATTTTTCTAATGTTAAAACTTAAAAAGCATAGAGATATAGAAGAGGGTGAGATAGTTATAGAAGAAGTTAATTATCAGTAA
- a CDS encoding glycosyltransferase family 2 protein: protein MKVKPRILVGCPVCQKPDILKEFLNSLQNINKEEIDIDFLFIDDNVVEESSSLLKSLSFTGAKVDVLEGKCKDNYMCNEHTHTWNNNLVWKVAEFKNIIIQHAKNKNYDYLFLIDSDILLQPITVQHLMEQKKDIISEIFWTKWTPESIELPQVWVCDQYTLYEPALNMSLSSDQINAKVIEFINNLRIPGVYKVGGLGACTLISKNAINKGVSFDRIYNISFWGEDRHFCIRSVALGLELYVDTNYPAYHIYRESELEGANEFKIRCNYKNYN from the coding sequence ATGAAGGTTAAGCCACGAATTTTGGTTGGATGTCCAGTATGTCAAAAGCCAGATATTTTAAAAGAATTTCTAAATTCATTGCAAAATATAAATAAAGAAGAAATAGATATTGATTTTTTATTTATAGATGATAATGTTGTGGAGGAATCAAGTAGTCTTCTGAAATCTTTATCCTTTACAGGGGCCAAAGTAGATGTACTTGAGGGAAAATGCAAAGATAACTATATGTGCAATGAACATACACATACTTGGAATAATAATTTGGTTTGGAAAGTAGCTGAATTTAAAAACATAATTATACAGCATGCCAAAAATAAGAATTATGATTATTTATTCTTAATAGATTCTGATATATTATTACAGCCAATAACTGTACAACATCTTATGGAGCAAAAAAAGGATATTATATCAGAGATATTTTGGACAAAATGGACTCCTGAGTCCATAGAACTTCCTCAGGTGTGGGTTTGTGATCAATACACACTTTATGAACCTGCTTTGAATATGAGTCTTTCAAGTGATCAGATCAATGCTAAGGTTATAGAATTTATCAATAACCTTAGGATACCAGGAGTTTATAAAGTTGGAGGACTTGGAGCTTGCACACTTATAAGTAAGAATGCAATAAATAAAGGGGTTTCTTTTGATAGAATATATAATATAAGTTTTTGGGGTGAAGATAGACATTTTTGTATAAGATCAGTAGCATTAGGATTAGAATTATACGTTGATACAAATTATCCAGCTTATCATATATATAGGGAATCTGAGCTAGAGGGAGCTAATGAATTTAAAATTAGGTGTAACTATAAGAATTATAATTAA
- a CDS encoding transglycosylase domain-containing protein, with the protein MKKVTVFLMVLVSAFVTTFNGCLKSNTSQYKIDTNLIKQISSRNPNYITIDKIPDNLKNAVISVEDKRFYFHNGFDYISITRALYANVRAGKIKEGGSTITQQLAKNLFLANDRTFKRKFEEVFFTMELERKYTKDQILEMYFNVIYYGSNTYGVQNASKKYFNKDLKDLSLEECALLAGIPQAPNAYNPDKHPENAQKRKEVVLAAMKRNSGIPKTSTTLVMN; encoded by the coding sequence ATGAAAAAGGTAACAGTATTTTTAATGGTATTAGTATCAGCATTTGTTACAACTTTTAACGGCTGTTTAAAATCTAATACTTCTCAATATAAAATAGATACTAATCTTATAAAGCAGATATCATCTAGAAACCCAAATTATATTACTATTGATAAAATTCCAGATAATTTAAAGAATGCAGTTATTTCCGTTGAAGATAAGCGATTTTATTTTCATAATGGTTTTGATTATATATCAATCACCAGAGCTTTATATGCTAATGTGCGAGCTGGTAAAATTAAAGAAGGTGGAAGCACAATCACACAACAGTTAGCTAAAAATTTATTTTTAGCTAATGATAGAACTTTTAAAAGAAAATTTGAAGAAGTATTTTTTACAATGGAACTAGAAAGAAAATATACAAAAGATCAAATATTAGAAATGTACTTTAATGTAATTTATTATGGTTCAAATACCTACGGAGTTCAAAATGCTAGCAAGAAATATTTTAATAAAGATTTAAAAGACTTATCCTTGGAGGAATGTGCTCTATTAGCTGGCATACCTCAAGCTCCAAATGCTTACAATCCAGATAAGCACCCAGAAAATGCACAGAAAAGAAAGGAAGTTGTGCTTGCTGCTATGAAAAGAAACAGCGGTATACCAAAAACATCAACTACTCTTGTAATGAATTAA
- a CDS encoding glutamine--tRNA ligase/YqeY domain fusion protein: protein MSNASSSSNFIKNIVVDDLQSGKHKEIITRFPPEPNGYLHIGHAKSIVLNFELADEFKGKTNLRFDDTNPTKEDVEYVESIKEDVKWLGYEWDNLYFASNYFEEMYSRAVLLIKKGLAYVCDLTPEEIREYRGTLTEPGKESPYRSRTIEENLELFDKMKNGEFKDGEKVLRAKIDMTSPNINMRDPIIYRISHSEHHRTGDKWCIYPMYDFAHPLEDAIEGITHSICTLEFADHRPLYDWVVKECEMEKVPQQIEFARLNLTNAVMSKRKLKLLVDEKVVDGWDDPRMPTVAGLRRRGYTPESIRNFCKEIGVAKAASIVDSQMLDYFIREDLNTKAPRTMAILRPLKVVITNYPEDQVEMLPIENNPDNEEAGIRQVPFSKEIYIEQEDFMENPPKKYFRLFPGNEVRLKGAYFIKCNEFIKDEAGNVTEIHCTYDPATKSGSGFTERKVKGTIHWVDAKHAVPAEFRLYEPLLLEDESTDKSFLEQINPNSMDILNGFVEDNMVNAKPQDKFQFFRHGYFNVDTKYTTEGKLVFNRIVSLKSSFKLEK, encoded by the coding sequence ATGTCAAATGCAAGCAGTTCATCAAACTTTATAAAAAACATAGTTGTTGATGATTTACAAAGTGGTAAACATAAAGAAATAATAACACGTTTTCCGCCAGAGCCTAATGGTTACTTACATATAGGTCATGCAAAATCAATAGTTTTAAATTTTGAATTAGCAGATGAATTTAAGGGAAAAACAAACTTAAGATTTGACGATACAAATCCAACTAAAGAAGATGTTGAATATGTTGAATCTATAAAAGAAGATGTAAAGTGGTTAGGTTATGAATGGGATAATCTTTATTTTGCATCTAATTATTTTGAGGAAATGTACAGTAGAGCAGTTTTATTAATCAAAAAGGGATTAGCTTATGTATGTGATTTAACTCCAGAAGAAATAAGAGAGTATAGAGGTACATTAACTGAGCCAGGTAAGGAAAGCCCATATAGATCAAGAACTATAGAAGAAAACCTAGAACTTTTTGATAAAATGAAAAATGGTGAATTTAAAGATGGAGAAAAAGTGCTAAGAGCAAAGATTGATATGACATCTCCAAATATAAATATGAGAGATCCAATAATCTATAGAATTTCTCATTCAGAGCATCATAGAACAGGAGATAAGTGGTGCATATATCCTATGTATGATTTTGCACATCCATTGGAAGATGCTATTGAAGGAATCACACATTCAATATGTACTTTAGAGTTTGCAGATCATAGACCACTATATGATTGGGTTGTTAAGGAATGTGAGATGGAAAAGGTTCCTCAACAAATAGAATTTGCAAGACTAAACCTAACTAATGCAGTTATGAGTAAGAGAAAGCTTAAGCTTTTGGTAGATGAAAAAGTTGTTGATGGTTGGGATGATCCAAGAATGCCTACAGTGGCAGGACTTAGAAGAAGAGGATATACTCCAGAGTCTATAAGAAACTTCTGCAAAGAAATTGGAGTGGCTAAGGCTGCATCAATAGTAGATTCTCAAATGTTAGATTATTTCATAAGAGAAGATTTAAATACAAAGGCTCCTAGAACAATGGCTATATTGAGACCATTAAAAGTAGTTATTACAAACTATCCAGAGGATCAAGTTGAAATGCTTCCTATAGAGAATAATCCTGATAATGAAGAAGCAGGTATCAGACAAGTTCCATTCTCAAAGGAAATATATATAGAGCAAGAAGACTTTATGGAAAACCCACCAAAGAAATACTTCAGATTGTTCCCAGGAAATGAAGTAAGACTTAAGGGTGCATACTTTATTAAATGTAATGAATTTATAAAAGATGAAGCAGGGAATGTTACAGAAATACATTGTACTTATGACCCAGCAACAAAGAGTGGTTCAGGATTTACAGAAAGAAAGGTTAAGGGTACAATTCACTGGGTAGATGCAAAGCATGCAGTACCAGCAGAATTTAGACTTTATGAACCATTATTATTAGAAGATGAAAGTACTGATAAGAGTTTCTTAGAACAAATAAATCCTAACTCTATGGATATATTAAATGGTTTTGTTGAAGATAATATGGTTAATGCAAAACCTCAAGATAAGTTCCAATTCTTTAGACATGGATACTTTAACGTAGATACAAAGTACACTACAGAAGGAAAATTAGTATTTAACAGAATAGTTTCATTAAAGAGTTCATTTAAATTAGAAAAATAA